In Clostridiisalibacter paucivorans DSM 22131, the following are encoded in one genomic region:
- the zapA gene encoding cell division protein ZapA: MTEKRKVMIKINGQEYTVIGEESEEYIKHLAKYVDEKVKNILENNKKIGNTMGGILAAFTITDEYYKTYKEYEEFKESVQEKLNELENIKAEYNTNKDKIDRLSEHCEEYIDEIKELKRDKQKKEKQVKRFKESLNIKGKELEESQNMINKLQDKLFQNQIELVQVKKELEELKKNLDR, translated from the coding sequence ATGACTGAAAAAAGAAAAGTCATGATTAAAATAAATGGACAAGAGTATACGGTGATAGGGGAAGAGTCCGAGGAATATATTAAGCATTTAGCTAAATATGTAGATGAAAAGGTAAAAAATATATTAGAAAATAATAAAAAGATAGGTAATACCATGGGGGGTATATTAGCAGCATTCACCATCACTGATGAATACTATAAAACGTATAAGGAATATGAAGAATTTAAGGAGTCAGTTCAAGAAAAACTAAATGAATTAGAAAATATAAAGGCAGAGTATAATACAAATAAAGATAAGATAGATAGATTGTCAGAGCATTGTGAAGAATATATAGATGAAATTAAAGAACTTAAAAGAGATAAACAAAAAAAGGAAAAGCAAGTAAAAAGATTTAAGGAATCATTAAATATAAAAGGAAAAGAATTGGAAGAATCTCAAAATATGATAAATAAACTTCAAGATAAACTTTTTCAAAACCAAATAGAGTTAGTTCAAGTAAAGAAAGAATTAGAAGAATTAAA